A window of Kosmotoga arenicorallina S304 contains these coding sequences:
- a CDS encoding carboxylate--amine ligase: MAKVLVTTARMMYSLDSIRLLHRAGHEVYAADSVRMSAGLYSRYVKKYFIYPKVSEESEEFINFILKVVEDYKIDIIIPGFEDTFVFAYYLDKFEGKAKLLLSDYSKLAFLHDKYSVSKLAEVLKIPSPKTVLLRDFKEEEWTFPVVIKPRRNRGAIGIKVIDSIDVLKKIGSTVNADEYMVQQLLPKTQFCTTGMAYKGKLLSNVVYKNIREYPEEGGFGTYRLTYNVPEIDEYVAQIVEELDYTGYICTDFLYDSEKNTYYITDVNPRMSPGVYVAYAAGVNFPKMYVDLLEDPISVQEVKPKIGVGSYTSPLELGWFLAVLFKGKFKKLKGFFKRDKGMLDDVWDIRDPIPFFAMFGSMLFSAVIGPLVGGQQESYYLGCLYDRKYFSDSVALEKLQKKYKAV; encoded by the coding sequence TTGGCTAAAGTATTGGTAACCACGGCAAGAATGATGTACTCTCTGGACTCAATAAGGCTTTTGCATCGGGCAGGTCATGAAGTGTATGCGGCTGACAGTGTTAGAATGAGTGCAGGGCTTTATTCGCGTTATGTAAAGAAATATTTTATCTATCCCAAAGTAAGCGAAGAGTCCGAAGAATTCATAAACTTTATTCTCAAGGTAGTTGAGGATTACAAAATAGACATCATCATTCCAGGCTTTGAAGATACCTTTGTATTTGCTTATTACCTTGATAAATTTGAAGGAAAAGCTAAATTGCTTCTTTCAGATTATTCGAAACTCGCTTTTTTACATGATAAATACAGTGTTTCAAAACTTGCGGAAGTCCTTAAAATTCCCTCGCCAAAGACAGTTCTTTTAAGGGATTTTAAGGAGGAGGAATGGACTTTTCCTGTGGTAATAAAACCCAGAAGAAACAGAGGGGCAATTGGTATAAAGGTTATTGATTCAATAGATGTTCTCAAGAAGATTGGTTCAACTGTCAATGCAGATGAATATATGGTTCAACAGTTGCTTCCTAAAACCCAATTTTGTACCACTGGCATGGCTTATAAAGGGAAACTGCTTTCAAATGTGGTTTACAAAAACATAAGGGAATATCCGGAAGAAGGCGGTTTTGGAACTTACAGACTGACTTACAATGTTCCTGAGATAGATGAATACGTTGCACAGATTGTCGAAGAACTTGACTATACAGGGTATATATGTACCGATTTTCTTTATGATAGTGAGAAGAATACTTACTACATTACAGATGTTAATCCAAGAATGAGCCCCGGGGTTTATGTTGCCTATGCTGCCGGGGTTAATTTTCCTAAGATGTATGTTGATCTTTTAGAAGATCCTATTAGTGTTCAAGAAGTAAAACCCAAAATAGGTGTTGGTTCTTACACATCACCTCTTGAGCTTGGATGGTTCCTTGCTGTTTTATTTAAGGGTAAGTTCAAAAAGTTGAAAGGATTTTTCAAAAGGGATAAAGGAATGCTTGATGATGTTTGGGATATCAGGGATCCCATTCCTTTCTTTGCAATGTTTGGGTCTATGCTTTTTTCAGCGGTTATTGGTCCTCTTGTTGGAGGTCAGCAGGAATCCTATTATCTTGGTTGTCTGTATGATAGAAAGTACTTCTCTGATTCAGTAGCCCTTGAAAAGCTCCAGAAAAAATACAAAGCAGTTTAA